From the genome of Bosea sp. Tri-49, one region includes:
- a CDS encoding peroxidase-related enzyme (This protein belongs to a clade of uncharacterized proteins related to peroxidases such as the alkylhydroperoxidase AhpD.) encodes MVGEQPAKQDAPPAVMALALPQAELSPEMEAYFAKCLEKLGYVPNVLTAYAHDDAKLQAFASFYNDLMLAPSGWSKLEREMIAVAVSSVNRCYYCLTAHGQAVRQLSGDPVLGEMMVMNFRAVQLSQRHRAMLDFSVKLTETPHRIEEEDREGLRQSGFGERDIWDIGAVAAFFNMSNRIASAVDMRPNPEYHGASR; translated from the coding sequence ATGGTGGGCGAGCAGCCGGCGAAGCAGGACGCGCCGCCTGCCGTGATGGCACTCGCGCTGCCGCAGGCAGAGCTGTCGCCGGAGATGGAGGCCTATTTCGCGAAATGCCTGGAGAAGCTGGGCTATGTCCCGAATGTCCTCACCGCCTATGCGCACGACGATGCCAAGCTCCAGGCCTTCGCCAGCTTCTACAACGATCTGATGCTGGCGCCGTCCGGCTGGTCGAAGCTGGAGCGCGAGATGATCGCGGTCGCGGTCTCCAGCGTGAATCGCTGCTACTACTGCCTCACCGCGCATGGTCAAGCGGTGCGTCAGCTCTCCGGCGATCCGGTGCTCGGCGAGATGATGGTGATGAACTTTCGCGCGGTGCAACTCTCCCAGCGCCACCGCGCCATGCTCGATTTTTCGGTGAAGCTGACCGAGACGCCGCATCGAATCGAGGAGGAGGATCGGGAAGGCTTGCGCCAGTCCGGCTTTGGCGAGCGCGACATCTGGGACATCGGCGCGGTCGCCGCTTTCTTCAACATGTCGAACCGGATCGCCTCGGCGGTCGATATGCGGCCCAATCCCGAATATCACGGCGCGTCGCGCTAA
- a CDS encoding ABC transporter ATP-binding protein, with protein sequence MSEGTPAVIELSDVELSLGRGAARVHILKGVSLAIPQGQATGLVGPSGSGKSTLLMTMAGLERPDSGLVKVAGQDLGALGEDALAIFRGRHIGIVFQSFHLVPTMTARENVALPLELAGVEDAFERAAAELRNVGLGERMDHYPAQLSGGEQQRVAIARAVAPDPAILVADEPTGNLDEGTGRSIVDLLFALRRERGATLVLVTHDLSLAATCDRTVRLRAGRIETEAGTEALAI encoded by the coding sequence GTGAGCGAAGGAACCCCGGCGGTGATCGAACTGAGCGACGTCGAGCTCAGTCTGGGGCGCGGCGCCGCCCGCGTCCATATCCTCAAGGGCGTTTCGCTGGCGATCCCGCAAGGGCAGGCCACCGGTCTCGTCGGCCCGTCCGGCTCCGGCAAATCGACGCTGCTGATGACCATGGCCGGGCTGGAGCGGCCCGATTCCGGGCTGGTGAAGGTTGCCGGCCAGGATCTCGGCGCGCTCGGCGAGGACGCGCTCGCCATCTTCCGCGGCCGCCATATCGGCATCGTCTTCCAGTCCTTCCACCTCGTGCCGACCATGACGGCGCGCGAGAACGTCGCGCTGCCGCTCGAACTCGCCGGCGTCGAGGATGCCTTCGAGCGTGCAGCCGCCGAATTGCGCAATGTCGGCCTGGGCGAGCGCATGGACCATTACCCGGCCCAGCTCTCCGGTGGCGAGCAGCAGCGCGTCGCCATCGCCCGCGCGGTCGCGCCCGACCCGGCGATCCTCGTCGCCGACGAACCGACCGGCAATCTCGACGAGGGCACCGGCCGCTCGATCGTCGACCTGCTCTTCGCGCTCCGGCGCGAGCGCGGCGCCACCCTCGTACTGGTCACCCACGATCTCTCGCTCGCTGCCACTTGCGACCGCACCGTGCGTCTGCGGGCCGGCCGCATCGAGACCGAGGCCGGAACCGAGGCGCTGGCGATCTGA
- a CDS encoding DUF2794 domain-containing protein, with amino-acid sequence MSESETPPAQRAGAVVAFPAATAPSSVTFDRRELNELLNLYGRMVAAGEWRDYAIDFLRNKAQFSVFRRAAEVPLYRIVKDPSLARRQGTYSVVTATGLILKRGAELSRVLKVLDKRLSVVS; translated from the coding sequence ATGAGTGAAAGCGAAACTCCGCCAGCGCAGCGAGCAGGCGCGGTCGTCGCCTTTCCGGCTGCCACCGCGCCCTCTTCCGTCACCTTCGACCGCCGTGAGCTGAACGAGCTGCTCAACCTTTATGGCCGGATGGTTGCGGCCGGTGAGTGGCGCGACTACGCTATCGATTTCCTGCGAAACAAGGCGCAGTTCTCGGTCTTTCGCCGCGCAGCGGAGGTGCCGCTCTACCGGATCGTCAAGGACCCGTCGCTGGCGAGGCGACAGGGCACTTATTCGGTGGTGACCGCGACCGGGCTGATCCTGAAGCGTGGAGCCGAGCTGAGCCGGGTGCTCAAGGTGCTCGATAAGCGGCTGAGCGTGGTGAGCTGA
- a CDS encoding Bax inhibitor-1/YccA family protein: MSDFDRNAQVWGAGRAQQTSAAELDQGLRSFMLGVYNNMTIGLAITGLMAIGISMLAIAGYSPSGKVTALTPLGQALYLSPLKWVVMLAPLAFIFFFSFKAESMSSSTARAMFFAFAAVMGVSLSSIFVVFTGESIAKVFFITSAAFGGLSLFGYTTKKSLSGMGSFLIMGLIGLVIASVVNIFLASSALSFAISVIGVLVFAGLTAWDTQRLKEMYLYSDLDSESAAKLSVNGALSLYLNFVNMFQMLLSLFGSKQE, translated from the coding sequence ATGAGCGATTTCGACCGCAACGCTCAAGTCTGGGGTGCCGGCCGCGCACAGCAGACCAGCGCTGCTGAGCTGGACCAGGGCCTGCGCTCGTTCATGCTCGGCGTCTACAACAACATGACGATCGGCTTGGCCATCACCGGCCTGATGGCGATCGGCATCTCGATGCTGGCGATTGCCGGCTACTCGCCTTCGGGCAAGGTCACCGCGCTAACGCCGCTTGGCCAGGCGCTCTACCTTAGCCCGCTGAAGTGGGTGGTGATGCTGGCTCCGCTGGCCTTCATCTTCTTCTTCTCGTTCAAGGCCGAGAGCATGAGCTCGTCGACGGCCCGCGCCATGTTCTTCGCCTTCGCGGCGGTGATGGGCGTCTCGCTGTCGTCGATCTTCGTCGTCTTCACCGGTGAATCGATCGCCAAGGTGTTCTTCATCACCTCGGCGGCTTTCGGTGGCCTTAGCCTCTTCGGCTACACCACGAAGAAGTCGCTATCGGGCATGGGCTCCTTCTTGATCATGGGCCTGATCGGCCTGGTGATCGCCTCGGTCGTCAACATCTTCCTGGCCTCTAGCGCTCTGTCCTTCGCCATCTCGGTGATCGGCGTGCTGGTCTTCGCCGGCCTGACTGCCTGGGATACGCAGCGCCTGAAGGAAATGTACCTGTACTCGGACCTCGACTCCGAGTCGGCCGCGAAGCTTTCGGTGAACGGCGCCCTGTCGCTCTACCTGAACTTCGTCAACATGTTCCAGATGCTGCTCTCGCTCTTCGGCTCCAAGCAGGAGTGA
- a CDS encoding ABC transporter permease has protein sequence MHAPVRPSATPSSPTRRPVGLKLALRLAWRDLRGGLRGFGVFIACLALGVMAIAAVSSASRGLSEGLGREGRRILGGDAAFSLIHREPTVEEHAFLARHGSVSTIATLRSMANAGEKGAALVEVKAVDGSYPAIGELRTDPAQPTADLLALRDGVYGGVADPVLFGRLDLKPGDTVLIGSARVQLRASLVSEPDKIAAGVGFGPRLILSQEALRASDLLQPGSLVRWTARVVLPAGANTDVALDTLLANATREQPNAGWEVRSRANAAPNFQRNIERFTQFLTLVGLTALLVGGVGVANAVRRFVEAKRLDFATLKAIGATGGRVVAIHLIEVMLVAGFGIAIGLALGAAAPFALGFALADILPLPFEPTLAPAELAVAALYGLLTALVFAIIPLGRAHDVPVSALFRDQVEPDRRQPRWIYRAIFLAALAGLVGVALVFAYDRRIALIYIGAAGGVFLLLRLIAWGLMALARRAGRPRQPALRLALANIYRPGALTPSLVLSLGLGVALLSTLAFIDVSLRRQLTQSLPQKAPSFFFLDIPNAQAAEFDRFLSEQRPGAHVERVPMMRGRIVSVNDVPAEQIKASEQMAWVLEGDRGITYSAGMPEASRLASGEWWPENYRGEPLVSFDGRAVEGLGLKLGDRLTVNVLGRNITARIANFRDIEWRSLGINFVMVFSPNTFAGAPHTNLATVTDNGAPPVTSDAALMRQLAVSFPAVTAVRVKDALEAVNTIVGQLAGAIRGASGLAISASLLVLAGALAAGQRARLYDAMILKTLGATRRFILSSYVLEYAGIGVVSALFGLLAGAAAGWGVVTQVMKIDFVLDPTGAIIAATAAVVVTVVFGLVGTLQILSKAPASHLRNL, from the coding sequence ATGCACGCTCCCGTCAGACCATCAGCTACTCCTTCCAGCCCCACGCGCAGGCCTGTCGGCCTCAAGCTCGCCCTGCGCCTCGCCTGGCGCGATCTTCGCGGCGGCCTGCGCGGCTTCGGCGTCTTCATCGCCTGTCTCGCACTCGGCGTCATGGCGATCGCCGCCGTCTCCTCGGCGTCGCGAGGTCTGAGCGAGGGCCTCGGCCGCGAGGGTCGGCGCATTCTCGGTGGCGATGCCGCCTTCAGTCTGATACATCGTGAGCCGACCGTGGAGGAGCACGCCTTCCTCGCCCGCCATGGCAGCGTGTCGACCATTGCGACGCTGCGCAGCATGGCCAATGCCGGCGAGAAGGGCGCGGCCCTGGTCGAAGTTAAAGCCGTCGACGGCTCCTATCCCGCCATCGGCGAATTGCGCACCGATCCGGCCCAGCCCACCGCCGACCTGCTCGCATTGCGCGACGGCGTCTATGGCGGCGTCGCCGATCCCGTCCTGTTCGGCCGGCTCGACCTCAAGCCGGGCGACACCGTGCTGATCGGCTCCGCAAGGGTGCAATTGCGCGCCAGTCTTGTCTCCGAGCCCGACAAGATCGCGGCCGGTGTCGGCTTCGGCCCGCGCCTGATTCTCTCGCAGGAAGCGCTGCGCGCCTCCGACCTGCTCCAGCCCGGCAGCCTGGTGCGCTGGACAGCCCGCGTGGTCCTGCCGGCCGGAGCAAACACCGACGTCGCCCTCGATACCCTGCTCGCCAATGCCACGCGCGAACAGCCGAATGCCGGCTGGGAAGTCCGCTCGCGCGCCAACGCCGCGCCGAACTTCCAGCGCAATATCGAGCGCTTCACCCAGTTCCTGACGCTGGTCGGCCTGACCGCGCTCCTGGTCGGCGGCGTCGGCGTCGCCAATGCGGTGCGCCGCTTCGTCGAGGCCAAGCGGCTCGATTTCGCCACGCTGAAGGCGATCGGCGCCACCGGCGGCCGGGTCGTCGCCATCCATCTGATCGAAGTCATGCTGGTCGCCGGCTTCGGTATCGCGATCGGGCTCGCGCTTGGCGCCGCCGCCCCCTTCGCGCTGGGCTTTGCGCTCGCCGACATCCTGCCCTTGCCCTTCGAGCCGACCCTCGCCCCGGCCGAGCTAGCGGTCGCAGCGCTCTACGGTCTGCTCACGGCGCTGGTCTTCGCCATCATCCCGCTCGGCCGCGCTCATGACGTGCCGGTCTCGGCCCTGTTCCGCGACCAGGTCGAGCCCGATCGGCGCCAGCCGCGCTGGATCTACAGGGCGATCTTCCTTGCCGCGCTTGCCGGCCTCGTCGGCGTCGCGCTCGTCTTCGCTTATGACCGGCGTATCGCGCTGATCTATATCGGTGCTGCCGGCGGCGTCTTCCTGCTGCTGCGCCTGATCGCCTGGGGGCTGATGGCGCTGGCCCGCCGGGCCGGACGCCCACGCCAGCCGGCGCTGCGCCTGGCGCTCGCCAACATCTATCGACCCGGCGCGCTGACGCCTTCGCTGGTGCTGTCGCTCGGCTTGGGCGTTGCCCTGCTTTCGACCCTCGCCTTCATCGACGTCAGCCTGCGCCGGCAATTAACCCAGTCGCTGCCGCAGAAGGCGCCGAGCTTCTTCTTCCTCGACATTCCCAATGCCCAGGCGGCGGAGTTCGATCGCTTCCTCAGCGAGCAGCGCCCCGGCGCGCATGTCGAGCGCGTGCCGATGATGCGCGGCCGGATCGTCAGCGTGAACGACGTCCCCGCCGAGCAGATCAAGGCGAGCGAGCAGATGGCCTGGGTGCTCGAGGGCGATCGCGGCATCACCTATTCGGCGGGCATGCCCGAGGCCTCCAGGCTGGCCTCGGGCGAGTGGTGGCCGGAGAACTATCGCGGCGAGCCGCTGGTCTCCTTCGACGGACGCGCCGTCGAGGGGCTGGGGCTGAAGCTCGGCGACAGGCTCACCGTCAACGTACTCGGCCGCAATATCACCGCGCGCATCGCCAATTTCCGCGACATCGAATGGCGCTCGCTCGGCATCAACTTCGTCATGGTATTCTCGCCGAACACCTTTGCCGGCGCGCCGCACACCAATCTCGCCACCGTGACCGACAACGGCGCGCCGCCTGTCACCAGCGACGCCGCCCTGATGCGCCAGCTCGCGGTTTCCTTCCCGGCGGTGACGGCGGTTCGGGTCAAGGACGCACTTGAAGCGGTCAATACCATCGTCGGCCAGCTCGCCGGAGCGATTCGCGGCGCCTCCGGCCTTGCCATCAGCGCGAGCCTGCTGGTCCTAGCGGGCGCTCTGGCGGCCGGTCAAAGGGCGCGGCTCTATGACGCGATGATCCTGAAAACGCTGGGTGCGACCCGCCGATTCATACTTTCGTCGTACGTCCTCGAATACGCAGGCATCGGCGTCGTTTCGGCTCTGTTCGGGCTCCTTGCAGGTGCCGCGGCCGGATGGGGCGTCGTCACGCAAGTGATGAAGATAGATTTCGTCCTCGATCCAACGGGCGCTATTATCGCTGCGACTGCAGCCGTCGTGGTCACCGTCGTGTTCGGATTGGTCGGAACGCTACAAATACTGTCAAAAGCGCCGGCTTCTCATCTGAGGAATTTATGA